The Deinococcus sp. Marseille-Q6407 genome has a window encoding:
- a CDS encoding FAD-binding oxidoreductase has product MSDTGLSGTELLVVGAGIAGAAVAYWAAQAGWQVTVVDAGPGTAASEVPSALLNPVRGQSGKVPARAAEGLALTWALIEQMETQGQLVPHGRTGVLRPVPDEATQQRFQRNLSGLEHSWWAPQEVPDLAPGWQAALFLPQGGWVDGAALCRALLNVSGARRVTGRVVAAEGSWVQLADGTRLAADALVWCGGSFGSDMRPEGQQPAQGHRAGTLLRLAQSPGPRPLSFGGYLAPAAVGGILGATFERPTAHWSAVQLPLSSLDWLLERGGRLRSLAGLEVSGQWSGTRLSGLRAGPADLGTAAPEQGRAGQWELTGLGSKGYLLGPLLARELVARITGEPARS; this is encoded by the coding sequence ATGAGCGATACAGGCCTGAGCGGCACAGAGCTGCTGGTGGTGGGGGCAGGCATTGCTGGCGCCGCGGTGGCGTACTGGGCGGCGCAGGCCGGCTGGCAGGTCACGGTGGTGGACGCTGGTCCGGGAACGGCGGCCAGCGAGGTGCCGTCCGCCCTGCTGAATCCGGTGCGGGGGCAGTCGGGCAAGGTGCCAGCGCGGGCCGCCGAGGGCCTGGCGCTGACTTGGGCGCTGATTGAGCAAATGGAAACCCAGGGACAGCTGGTGCCGCATGGCCGCACAGGTGTTCTGCGGCCGGTGCCGGATGAGGCGACCCAGCAACGCTTCCAGCGTAACCTGTCTGGCCTGGAGCACAGCTGGTGGGCGCCGCAGGAGGTGCCCGACCTGGCCCCGGGCTGGCAGGCCGCGCTGTTTTTGCCGCAGGGTGGTTGGGTAGACGGTGCCGCCCTCTGCCGCGCCCTGCTGAACGTGTCCGGAGCCCGGCGGGTGACTGGCCGGGTGGTCGCCGCTGAAGGCAGCTGGGTCCAGCTGGCCGACGGCACCCGTCTGGCGGCCGACGCGCTGGTCTGGTGTGGGGGCAGCTTCGGATCCGATATGCGTCCAGAAGGCCAGCAGCCGGCGCAGGGCCACCGTGCCGGCACCCTGTTAAGGCTGGCCCAGTCACCGGGCCCGCGGCCGCTGAGTTTTGGCGGCTACCTGGCACCGGCAGCGGTGGGGGGCATATTGGGCGCCACCTTCGAGCGGCCGACGGCACACTGGTCGGCGGTGCAGTTGCCGCTGTCTTCGCTGGACTGGTTGCTGGAACGCGGCGGGCGGCTGCGGTCCCTGGCCGGCCTGGAAGTGAGCGGGCAATGGAGCGGTACCCGCTTGAGCGGCCTGCGCGCTGGTCCGGCTGACTTGGGGACAGCTGCTCCGGAACAGGGGAGAGCAGGGCAGTGGGAGCTGACTGGGCTGGGCAGCAAAGGCTACCTGCTGGGCCCGTTGCTGGCCCGCGAGCTGGTGGCCCGGATAACCGGGGAACCAGCCCGGTCCTGA
- the mnmD gene encoding tRNA (5-methylaminomethyl-2-thiouridine)(34)-methyltransferase MnmD: MASDRPSARELTAADLQPTADGSLTLRSQRFGQTYGSAFGAEAQARQVFVAGTGVATLARPRVLEIGFGVGQNLRATLSARGEGGPLDYLAYEYDPVAAGLLAELSQGSAGAEHPVWQEVLLSWPPPPGGELQIGVRQQLLRVRQMNVLTAELPLDWADAVYLDGFSPEANPELWTEEFLARVAQALRPGGVVATYSAAGRVRRALQAAGLQVEKCPGPPGKREFLRAVRP, translated from the coding sequence ATGGCTTCTGACCGGCCTTCTGCCCGCGAGCTGACCGCCGCCGACCTGCAACCCACTGCGGATGGCTCGCTGACACTGCGTAGCCAGCGTTTCGGGCAAACATACGGCTCGGCCTTTGGTGCTGAAGCTCAGGCCCGGCAGGTATTCGTGGCCGGCACTGGCGTGGCGACGCTGGCCCGCCCACGGGTACTGGAAATTGGGTTCGGGGTGGGGCAGAACCTGCGCGCAACGCTCTCGGCGCGGGGTGAGGGGGGCCCCCTGGATTATCTGGCCTATGAGTACGACCCGGTGGCGGCCGGGCTGCTGGCTGAGTTATCGCAGGGATCAGCCGGCGCAGAGCATCCAGTCTGGCAGGAGGTGCTGCTCTCCTGGCCCCCGCCGCCGGGGGGAGAACTGCAGATCGGCGTGCGCCAGCAGCTTTTGCGGGTGCGCCAGATGAATGTTCTGACTGCCGAATTGCCGCTGGACTGGGCTGATGCGGTGTACCTGGACGGCTTTTCGCCTGAAGCCAACCCTGAGCTCTGGACCGAGGAATTTCTGGCACGGGTAGCCCAGGCGTTGCGCCCCGGCGGCGTGGTGGCAACCTATTCGGCTGCCGGCCGGGTGCGGCGCGCACTTCAGGCGGCTGGGCTACAGGTGGAAAAGTGTCCCGGCCCTCCCGGCAAGCGGGAATTTCTGCGGGCTGTGCGGCCATGA
- a CDS encoding YsnF/AvaK domain-containing protein has translation MTDEHLKPGERHLEANEQTQTPEVPAAGATDQSAAQVPATQTPVAGLSEAGSTSAQSERDLRSEAATLLAGQSDRLVLYEERARVDVVRESQGAVTVRKVVTEREEMVPVTLRSECLEILVHEGAGCVRMGDQELQPGQTYQVELTTERANIQKEIVPISEVSFEKRAVSEDVQQTVTLRREVLDIEDPQNLVANRAELDLGAGSAHDTDQTPR, from the coding sequence ATGACCGATGAACATCTGAAACCGGGTGAACGCCACCTGGAAGCCAACGAACAAACCCAGACTCCGGAGGTTCCCGCTGCTGGAGCGACCGACCAGAGTGCAGCTCAGGTGCCAGCCACCCAGACTCCAGTGGCTGGCCTGTCTGAAGCTGGCAGCACTAGCGCACAGAGCGAGCGTGACCTGCGCAGCGAAGCCGCTACGCTGCTGGCCGGTCAGAGTGACCGTCTGGTGCTGTACGAGGAACGCGCCCGGGTAGATGTGGTACGTGAGTCGCAGGGCGCCGTGACGGTCCGCAAAGTCGTGACCGAGCGTGAAGAGATGGTGCCGGTCACGCTGCGCTCGGAATGCCTGGAAATCCTGGTGCATGAGGGCGCCGGCTGCGTGCGGATGGGTGACCAGGAGCTGCAGCCTGGGCAGACCTATCAGGTGGAACTGACCACCGAGCGCGCCAACATCCAGAAGGAAATCGTGCCGATCAGCGAAGTGTCGTTCGAGAAGCGTGCCGTTTCCGAGGACGTACAGCAGACGGTCACCCTGCGCCGTGAGGTGCTGGATATTGAAGATCCCCAGAATCTGGTGGCCAACCGGGCCGAACTGGACCTAGGCGCCGGCTCTGCCCACGACACGGACCAGACTCCGCGCTGA
- a CDS encoding PRC and DUF2382 domain-containing protein — MTNMINDQLVRLSDLSRDDQMTFFNDSDVFNPIGATAYGANGEKIGSVRDALVVANTGGIRFLIVDVGGWFSSKEVLVPVGYARIDDSGVYFDNLTKDQVGAMQQYRYGETYTDDQYSEDQFMQDERVLRGDMDEGQYRERAYQTPGRLQLLEERLTVNKERFKAGSVRIGKHVETRQEQVEVPLQREEVVITRHEVTDGKAVEGARLGEGQQTMQVDLEAERANIGKEAYVTEEVEVGKRAVTETQTVTETVGREVLDVDHDGQVDANDANTARTDINGTDTGRRS, encoded by the coding sequence ATGACTAATATGATCAATGACCAGCTGGTGCGCCTGTCCGACCTGAGCCGCGACGACCAAATGACCTTCTTCAACGACAGCGACGTCTTCAACCCCATCGGCGCTACCGCCTACGGCGCCAACGGCGAGAAGATCGGTAGCGTCCGTGACGCGCTGGTCGTGGCCAACACCGGTGGCATCCGCTTCCTGATCGTGGACGTCGGCGGCTGGTTCAGCAGCAAGGAAGTGCTGGTGCCCGTGGGCTACGCCCGCATCGACGACAGCGGCGTGTACTTCGACAACCTGACCAAGGACCAGGTCGGCGCCATGCAACAATACCGCTACGGCGAAACCTACACCGACGATCAGTACAGCGAAGACCAGTTCATGCAGGACGAGCGCGTGCTGCGCGGCGACATGGACGAAGGTCAGTACCGTGAACGCGCCTACCAGACCCCTGGCCGTCTGCAGTTGCTCGAAGAGCGCCTGACCGTCAACAAGGAACGCTTCAAGGCTGGCAGCGTCCGTATCGGCAAGCACGTCGAAACCCGTCAGGAGCAGGTTGAAGTGCCCCTGCAGCGCGAAGAAGTGGTTATCACCCGCCACGAAGTGACCGACGGCAAGGCTGTGGAAGGCGCCCGCCTGGGCGAAGGCCAGCAGACCATGCAGGTGGATCTGGAAGCCGAACGCGCCAACATCGGCAAGGAAGCCTACGTCACCGAAGAAGTGGAAGTCGGCAAGCGCGCCGTGACCGAAACTCAGACCGTGACCGAAACCGTGGGCCGCGAAGTGCTGGATGTGGACCATGACGGACAGGTAGACGCGAACGACGCCAATACCGCCCGTACCGACATCAACGGCACCGACACCGGCCGCCGCTCCTAA